In the Populus trichocarpa isolate Nisqually-1 chromosome 8, P.trichocarpa_v4.1, whole genome shotgun sequence genome, ttttagtatatatattctatatttacaagaaaaaaattgtgtttttttaatgtgaaataaaaaaattttatttaaatacttcaacttaaaaagataacatactaatatagtatctttttaatatgaaataaaaaaatttgaaataagtttttaaattttattatttataacatgcaTAGTCTATATTtatatggattgttttttaatttttttatataaaaaattaattttttcgagttaattcaagttaattttcgAGTAGGGTTAGATATAATAAGGATGCATTggtgttttgaaatttcttgaaACAGAGAATTTCAAGTCCGCATATCTTAGGCTATGTTTTTTCTCATGACTAGAGGGCATGAGCCTCAGATATCTATCAATCTCAGCCTAAACTTGTCCAAGTTTATTACTCATGATAAATGGTAATTTGGATTTATCGTAGATGTGCGTGTAATAAAGATAATGGTGCACCATTGTCACAGGTGGTAACCAGTCacactttaattattttctaatattatttaaagaaaaataaactaaaagggaTCAACATTTCAATGTGCATGTGTattggaaaaggaaaatgatagttttgtttttttcaaataaaattatttaattatctatcaggggctaaaacaatattttccaaagtgtttattagttattaatatatcaatcaaggataaattaataaattatattttatagttaattaaatacctttaaaaggaagaaaaactaaaacgaGTGTCTATGaactttttcagttttttaattctttgattGCACAATATAAAATCtctagttaaaagaaaaaacacatttgaaaaaaaaacaaatcttatcCAGGTTTTACCAGATCGATCGAGTTACGAGTCAACCAAGTTTTACTCATCCCGGTCTTTTATCTTACCTAAACCGGTCCGACCACCAGGTCAAAAATCAACCCGCCaaaccggtccgggtttaataaccatGCTCCAATGAGTTCCATTTGACAAACAACATTGAAACTCTCACGATGAATCCGGTTCCCTGCAGATCGCCAGGAGCGAAAGATGATTCCTCCGCCTTACCAGCATATGAACCCTTATTCCTACACAATATGCTGCTCTCTACAAATTCTTGTTACTACATTTAGATACAtgtacataaaaatttaaacgaaACCGCCGTTTGCAGAGACAATGGCGAGGTCCGTATTGTAGTTGATCGTGGAAAACGGGATACACGCAAAGTGAAGCCTATTAACATCCAACTAGAATACCAGTAGAAGTTCCATATGGCAGAAAAGGGACGGTATTAAACTAAAGTCTAAAGCCATCAGGCGATCTACATGAAATTACAAGATTATTTCCCTTTCAGATATACAAAAGGGAGTAGAACTGTTAAAAGGAGGCACAGATCTGtcagaaaaaaatactataGATCAGAATTCAGAATCGTGCCAGTAAGTTCAGTGCCGTGAGACAATCAGATCAATCCAAAAGACACTCGGCTAAAAGGGAGAGCTGGCCTTGGCTGAAAATCAGCATACATGGAGGAAAAAGTAGCATGTAAGAAATCTTCTTGCTTTGATTCTTCAATAACAAACTATAAATCATCTTTCGTGGACGGTGTATCATCATTCTGCATAGAGAAGAGCCAACGAAACAGTTGTGATAACTTACTGGCTACAGGCTTCTGCTCTGGTGCTTCCAGGTGTACAGTGCACATACTGTTATAGTCGTGCTTCAGATGAGGAGCAACTATTTTTTcctgaagaaggaaaaagaatatGCAATCAGCATAGGTGAATCAATCAAGTAAATTAGAACCAAAGCGTTGAATGATGCTAGTACCTTAAACTCTTCAAATGGGCAAAAATCAGAACCACAACCCTAttcacaaaaacataaaagttagtatttgatttttttttaataaaagtacATGTCAAGAAAGCACACAAAATCATAAGCATAATCAGCACGTGAACTAGAAAAGTATACCGCCATCAGAATAGGATGTTCATTGTGGAGAACTTGGACAAAGTACTTGCTTTCAGAATTTGCAGGACAGCTGTGCAAGACCAGCATGTTGTTACCAGCAAAAGGAGCCACAGTGCTGCCCCGCCAATTTCTACTCTGGGGAGGTTTTGAAGGAAGTTCCAAAGGTTCTTccctttgtattttttggaattcTGAAAGTTAGTGAAAATAAATGGTGATTCAGTATACAACACAGACAGAATCCTTTATGGAGGTATTGCATCTGTGGCTGAATTGAATGGCATATAAATATAATCATGAAACTGTTTCATTCATGCAGAGACAGATGCTAAAAATGGAGTCCAAGGATGAAATCAACTCACCAGAACCATCAAGAAAAAGTCCAAGCAGACATGAAAATGGGACCACAGTCTCTGCATGTGCAAAACGCAGCCTTGCCTTCTCATAACTTCCAGGAGCATGCTTTTctgataacaataataataagacgACAACGATCAAgaatataacaacaaaaacaataatagagCAGGAAAAGGTtcatctttatcattttttgtttctcttagcACCCACAGAAGAAAATTTTCCACCAAAAAGCCTTAACTAGTTCTTTGAAGATGACACATataactctgtttttttttgtaatctacGAGGAACTGGGGTCTTTGCAGAACCTTGGGACACCAAAACAAATCCTCCCCCACTCAGGATTGGACATACCAGGCCCAATTTGCACCAAGTGGGCCAAGCCCTTGCTTAACCCAGGCCCTTCAACTAGCTGGTCCCATACATAGGATGGCGAGTAGCTATCCAAGGGTAGGAGTTTAAACCATGACCTATGTTGTCACAGGCACTCAACTTACCACCTCATTTACACCCTTTGGTGGCTGTAAATATcttattgaaattgaattaacAATAGCAACCAATGAAGACTACAAActttgaacaaaataaaagatgtaAAATAAGGTGGTCAAATAAATGACTAGGGTAATCATATAACCGAGTGTTGATGGTTCTGGCACTCAATGCTGGGCTTTAGCTAGCTAGTTTTAGATTGTACCAAATGCTAACCTGATAAAAAGGcaaatctacaaaaaaaaatcacaaaaaaattcaaaaggttGCTCCTTGCCCACAGCTCACTAATgcatatgaaagaaaaaaatatttgttcaaCAAAGGGACTATGAAAGTTAAAATATGCTTTGTTCAACAACGAGACACAACTGTATAACCTAAAGAAAGGGACACAATTAACCAACGACATAAAACAAGAACACGGACTCCAGCATTTGACAACTTGTAATTACCTTCTTTTGCTTTAATGGCTTCCTCCATGGACTGAACAACATCTTCAAGTAATGGCACTCCCATTcgataatttattgaattaccaTAACCCTTCAATATAAACATCTCCAGATCATCTGTCCACTCCAGCAAAGCAACCTAAGAATGTGTATGGACTGCTGATCAATATCGATAAAGCAGAAAAGAGAAATACTTCTTTAACTTGTGTCAAAAAATTACCAATGCAGGTTTCGTATAAAAACACTCTATCATACAATTACAAATGCACCAATTTTCTGAAGCTAACCAGCCATGTATAACTTTCTTGTCAATCCAGCATGAGCATTctattttctcatttcttttaacACATggaccaaaaaaagaagaagtattCAAGTGATCATACTAGACagacttcatgattttattgACATACAGAAATCAGGAACAATTATTAAGGACAGCTCaaattttcctataaaaaccAAGTTGAAAAGTTGTGAACAGTATTGATTCATCACCAGCGCTAGCCAAAGGAGAAACAAGGACCTAAAATAACACAGCACCAATATCCAGATTACCTCATAAGGGCTGAAGAGACCACAAGCTTGATCAGTTATATCCAAGACAGATGCTTCCTGCCGAATTGAAAATCCAATGGCACATTGCACCAGAAGTaagtaaactaaataaattaattcaggACCCATAACAAAATGAGATTTATTTCATACTATATAGTCAAAGAGACAGAGTCGTCGTCACCTGTTTACACAGAAACCACAACATAGCAACATCCTGTCTAGTAAAATTGAGTCCATAGCGGCTCACTAATGCAGAAGTGATTTCATCCAGGACAGGTTCCTTAAGCTTATCAACAGCAGGCTCCTGCCTCTTCCTAAAAACCTGAACCCATACATGTAATTCTGAGAGGAAATTGACTGCATCATAACAACTTTGGGCAGAGAACATGGGCTAATATGCAAATCCACAACTTTTATGTATCTCACTAACTTCAATAAATTACAAATCCTATCCTAGTCATCACCTAGTGTCCAAATCTACAAGTCCCAACTAAAATCcgtttacaaagaaaataattattttaaagtaatgaaGGTATTATCGTATTGGGCTCAGAAATTGGGAAGACAAAGtaaataaccataaaaaataaatactgacTTAGAATGTACAAGTTGTGTGGTTTGCAGAAGAACataaaacatgaacaaaaaaaataaaactggacGGTACCTTATAGTTTCCACAACAATCATGAAACCTCAAAATTATGTCACTCGCACGGCTTTCACTTGTAACAGCGAAAGCTCGTTGTCGTGCAGGTCCCAGACTTCCCTTCTCACTTAACAGCCCCATGCCAAATGCCACAGCACTAGCTGATGCGCGAGGAACCTATCAGATTGGAGagaataaaaaggaaatgaatgAAATTTACCAGACGAAAAAGTAAAGGACTACAAGAACAGCACAGGTATGAAGTTGGGATTGATTGGAGAGAGCAATCTCTCagatttaaaatctaaaaaacatattgaaaagaCAATTTTCCTTGTAGAGTATTTTAGAACAGAGCTCACTTGTGAAGCCTTTATAGGATAAACATCCGGGTGGTATTCCTCTTCAAATAATTCTGGAAATCTCTCTCTGATCCTGATTCCAAGATTGTAcaattcttcttctcctttcctGATCAATTCTCCACCTTTCAATTTCCCTCTCCAAGGAGATTTCCATCCCCGTAACCATGAGGGAACTTTTTCCAAGGACAAATTTTGTTCTTCAGCATCTTTTATGAGCTCTTCCAAGTGAGAAGCCAGCTTGTCTAACTCTCTCATTCGCTTTTTGGTAGGGGAACGAGTTCCATGTCTTGCCTAGGAAATTCCAAAggattaaaattcattttggttttaaatacACAGTAATAACTTCTATCAGAGCACCTAATCACTACaagaattagaagaaattaacataaaaacccAGCAAATTAGAAGGTTGAATCAGAAAGAAGCCATCCAAAGTAACCAACAACGTAAAATGTCCAGGCAAAGGGTCATGCTATCATTAAAAAGGTACCAAGAAAGAAAGTGATAGCTCCAGATATCAtcccttaaaaaaaaggaaaaggtcaAAATGGTTTAAGCAAACTCTACAAGTGACACCTACCGCAGGAACAGATGCATGGCTCGTTCCAACTGTCACACACTACGGCATGCTAACATACAAGTTACACTATATGATAACTCGCATGCTCCAGTTCTACAAATttcaataactcagaaactacAATTAGTGCATTTTTCCTGACTTTGGTTGGAAGTCCTTGATTTCAAGTGCATAATACATTATGTTCACACCTGAAAGTTTtcatttataaagaaaaatgatgctTCAAGTAATTCTGAGGGCATCAcagcttttttttaaagaagccACACCTGAGTCCAGGGAATCATCTTCAGAGACAGATgggaaattcaattttttccgTGACAATAAGTGCAAAATCATGCCCAAAAACTAGAAACTAATcgtacccaaaaaaaaaaattaaacccaaaCATCTTTCAAAATCAGTTAGTTACTTGAGCAGGTACTCGGCGGCAAAATAGCAAATCTTAATCATAGTTTATAGACAATCTGCTACATTATCAGCTAACTTAAACCCAAAATTTTAGCATTCGAACACCAACAGCTGTAAAGCAAAAACCACCAAGACAAACTCAAGCCATCTAGACGCTCTAGTTGCTCAAGCTACGGTATTGACTTTTAACATTCCAAATGAACGACAAGAAAACATCAATCTAAAATtttgcaacaagaaaaaaattaccacAAGGTTTAGGTGGATAGGAGTGCAACCATCAGGAGTGCTATTAGCAGAAGCTTTGACAATATCTTTCACTACATCATATCTGCACAcaatttatcaaagaaaattaaataattacacTTAACTAATTAGCAATTCGCTTGTTTTCTCTTCTTCGAGAACACTGATTTGTGATCCTATGGTAGCGAGCACTAGCCAAGTTATtccataaacaaaattaaattagattatctagagagagagagagagagagacgttgTTACAGTGGACAGGTAGTGACGGACATCGAATCCATGATCAGCTTTTAATTGCGCCGTTATCGATAACAACACAAAGATCAGAATAGCAAACATTGTTGCGTCTAtagtttttctctcctcttcctCTTTGTAGACGGTAGTAGAGTGGTAAAGAGAGAAGAATGTATAGTTGGGAATTGATCAACAGGGAAAGGACGCCTCCACGGTTTtcaaaaaggagaagaaagaaaacgcTGTTGATGCGGTGTATCGCTTGCGCCTTGCAGATTTTCGCCACGATTTagatgcttttgtttttaaccGTGATGCAAGTAACCCAATAATATGATGGCACGTGGTCTTTTTACCCCTTTTAGAGTTGCAAAATTTACAAGAGGGTTGTACCCATGCTTCATCCCTATACCATTACAATTCTTTTAATGATCTAGTACGATGACGAAATTTTGATATTCAAATATAAGGGGAAAAAATgctaattctaatttttttaaaaaaataaaattaaaaaaaaaacatttttattaatcCAAGAATCAACCCATGCCCTAGCACCAGTAAAATCACTTGTTGAGTTGTCTATACATGTACatgactatataaaaaaaattatctaccttttttttaatttttcactcGCTAGTGaaacttatttgattttaaagaattatttttgtttttttaattttaaaatatattaaaataatatttttttattttttaaaatttatttttgatatcagtgtattaaaataaagaataatttaaaataaaaaaaatcaattttatttaaaagttcgGTGCTcccacgaaaacaaaaacactaaGGCGTGAGtgcggttgcggttgcttttcaaagtgtttttcgtgtcaaaatgcatcaaaatgatatttttttatttttaaaaattatttttgaaatcagtatatcaaaacaattcaaaacctataaaaaaaattaatttttttaaaaattaatattttaaaaacatgatttctacCACGTggcaattttcattttcatgacAAGTCTCGTAATGATGCGAGAAGAGGAATACAATTCTAGGAGTCCTAGTACCTattcattgataaaaatatcattttccacAAGAAAAAAACGTCTTGATTTCATTTATAGAGATTCAGTCCTAGATTTAAATTCCACTAACTAACCATGCTACTTTTAAAGAGTgtttggtataattttttttttgtttttatatattttttaaaagtacttaaagtttttaaaaatattaaattaatttttttaatattttctgatattttttatgtactttGATGTGCtcgtttaaaataaataaataaataatttaatacatttttaaacaagaaaattattttaaaaagtatcgtAAAACATTTCCTTAAAACACACTTATCATACGCCTTGCAACTCCAAGATCTTGTCATATTTTCCCATCCAACATCACACTCTTATTATCCAATGAAGCTCAGTCGAAAAGGAACATGATCCGTTTCAATTTAgggttcaataaaaaatatgagactCGTGATGTTGTTGGGTAGGGTGATGTTCACGGTACATGTGAGTTGTTATATTCTTTGTTGGTGATGAAGGGGTTCTTTGGAGAATCagattttaaatattgttttttcggattttgattttttttatttaaaattatattttaatgtattaatattataaataattttaaaaatataaaaaatattatattaatatatttccaagtaaaaatatttttaaaaataattattactatactTCTAAATACTATAAATAGCTGCAATTGTTCTTAGttttgagaaagaaattaatggagatgagattttaaattttgaggtttatttgtttatttagctTGGAGTAATGATTGaattgttagttttttattattattttaatatgttaatattaaaaataattttttatatatttttaaataaaaaacaatatctaccACCGTCATATCCCTTGGTTTCTTAATCATTTTTGCACATATAATCCAGAAAATGGAAAAAGATAAACCTTTTCTCTGTTGCTTCAAAATGTTTTGTTGCTTCAAATTATCTGTCTCCAACccgtggggaaaaaaaaaaactttcagtcttttttttttccttttttatttggggggggggggggggtgggatTAATGACCAGATGTTGCTGTGATTGGTCTAGATTTTGTTTCCATGTAAAAAATTGTCAACAAGTGCTATATTTCAgcccaaaccaaaccaaaccaaagtcttaatttttgtttgggCCGATATCCTTGGATTGATTCCCGTCCGTGGGCTACTTGTCATTTTCGCTTCATCATTGGATACTTGAAGATAAATGCTGTCGGCCGAACAATTCACGTTACAGGTGCAATCTCGATCTCCTGAGCTGGTAGGAATAGAAAGTAGGTTTTCCCTCGTACCATCAGCCTCTACATCCCCATCTGGCAAATAAGGATTTGCCAGGTGACAAGCACTTGAAAGTGGTGTCGCGTCAAGAAATGCAATTGCATGTTTTCATATAGGGGGCAGATATGATTgatgattattttattcaagacTAGGATTAGACAATCTTACCCTTCAtggaataaaaagaatgaatacGGTAAGGATAGAAATGcagtgattaaaaaaacacatataagaatataaaaaagtaaatatgtTTCTCCTAtcattttagaattattttttatatttttaaaataaaagtataaaatttcaagtttttgagagataatatttatttatttttttatttttaaaatgccactttaaaacaatttaaattttaaaatgttcaactacaaaatatataaaaataaaaataattattattatagttttaaaatccaactcATCAATCATCAACAAGGTGGAAAAATCAACTCGAGTTTAACCCaagttaatattaatattaatataaaaataactatcattttagattcaaaacttaatttgaaaatcaatctaaaacaaGATCTAAacttaatttgaaaatcaatctaaaacaaGATTTAGACCATGAGATTGATTAaccataaatctagattaatataaaaataattattattattattaaactttaaaaactcAATCCTCATTAACTTGAAACAGGGCCTAAGTCATATATCAGAAAAGTTAACCCTCTTTAACttggttaatataaaaattaaaacctgttttaaaaactaatcaGGAGCAAAACCTAGATCACATGTCATGAAAATCAACGTAtagatacaaataattattttaacccGAACCGAGATTTAATTCAGGTAAGGTATCATGGCACACGCACACGAGCCCACCAAGAATGTATCAATCTATCCCGTATCAACTCGCTTCAGTTTCAACTTTATGATTCTGGGGAATCGTATATTGGCACACGCACACGAGCCCACCAAGAATTCGACTCAGCATACTGTGAGTAGAACGGCTGATGGTCTTTAACCATTTCCCTTTACACTTTTCTTTCTGTAGTGGTTGCAATTGCAGAACAAGATACGCTAAAATTAGGAGTGAAGGATAACCATAAATTTTGAACCACCTTCAATCTCTAAGAACGATGGCTTAGCTCGTGTTCGATCCTGGACAACATTAAAGTGTGTTTAACCAACCACTGAAACACATTCCAAAAACCTCTGAACAAaaactagattaaaaaaaaacgatagcATAAAACACTCATAAACGGTACGCTAAGCAAGATCGCTTCATAATTATGCAACCGCTTCTTCCGCACGGAGGAGCATCTGGTCGAAGTGCCATACTCCtgataattcaaagaaaaagtaAATCAGTTCAaagaaaggatgaaaaaaaacacatttaaaattcataaataaatacgGCGAAGGAAGAACTTTGTTCAAGAGAGAGTTCCATACCATGTCCTTTGCCCACCCTTCTCAGCTGAGAAACATATTCTGAGATCTTTTTGATAGATTCCACCTACAGAGCACACAATTAAAAAGGCTAAAACCCAAATTCAATTGGCCTGCCATAACTGTGAAATATAAAACTCGGTGGAAGTAGGCCAACATAAAAGCTATACATACCTGCTCGGCTAAAAACTCACTTTCAACAAAATCTACCAACTGCACATCATTGTTCCGATCAGCCACCTGTTGAACagaatttaattcaaattgtaAGCACTTGGCAAACAAAACTAGaaagcattaaaaaatttgTCTCCCAGAAGGTTATACTACTCGCAGCATCACTTGCTAAGTGCAAAGTGAAATTTACCATGTAATGAAGTAATGTACATTAAATTCTAACTTGAGGAGTGGAAATGTCTTACACTATGCAAGTTCAGGAGCTTTTCATTTGTTAGTTTCTCCAAACACAAGGCAAGCTCCATAGCTGAATCAACAATAAcgtaaattgaagataaaactaaatatttcATAACTTAACAAAACAGACACCAATGCATTGATTGCAGCACAGATTCCAACTCATCCATCAGTTTCTCTACTCCTAATCTTAACcaaaatattgtcttttgcTGGCCATTTCTTGTAAACTAATGGATGCATACAAATTCTTTCAAGTTAAACATACATCATAAGCCTAAGAACACAGAGACGAAGACTAGTATTTGAGAAGCTGCTTATGAAGCCATAACTAACACACGATTCTTAACACAAGTCCATGTAGTTTCAGCACTGAATATTTCCCATCAGGTCAAATTCGCAACTATACCTTGTGCCAAGAAACAGCTAagcaccaaaaaagaaaaaagataatcatGCCCTGATTGAGATATTCGAGCATAGACCTAGTGTAAATCAATCGCATTCCAATACATTAACTACATGACTTAGAATGagaagaattattcaaagcacTGGCAAATGACATTGGACATCACAAAACAGCTTCAATGACTAAAAAAATCTATCCATTTTGCTTAACTTCTCATTTTAACATATACAAGGCTCGTCAAAACTCACCATACAGCGCATCTCCTTTTTCCGTATGATCAAACTCAGAGAGGGGCATCAAAATAGAATGCAGCTTCACTTTTCCACCTCTTTTGTTCTGAAAGATTTCACAACAGTAACTGAAGATTCAATTACATtgtaaaactaataaataactTCTAAAGCTAaattgaaaagatgaaaaacaatAGACGACTATATCACAATGTGAAGCTAATTACCTGGTATTCCATCAATTTCTCAGCATGCTCTCTTTCTTCAATACTTGATTCCTTGAAAAAACTATTAGAGACAACACCATAAATAAGCGTTAACAACATACAACCGAGGATAAATCTTATAAGAACAGAGACTTTCCACGAGAATTTACTTGGCAAGGCCCTTGAGTGCCACATTATCTCTATCAAAGTAGGCAAACATGGCATGGTACACATATGAGACATTGTACTCCACACTGTCATTCCAAAAAAGACATAATTTATGGTTagaaaacatagataaacacaAAGAACCAAGAAACATAGATCTagatattgaaaaaaactacGTGAGAGTACTTCAGCAATACTGATTCACTCAGAATTGATGCGAAAGATAGAGCAAACCGATCTTccacagaaaaacaaaagttgcaGAACAGAGCACAAGAAATAAATCAGTGGAAAAAAAACAGCCCAGAAGATCAGAAAGAAAGGATCTTATAAAAAGACTCCTGACAcagggaaaaaaatagaatcttTAATCCAGCTCCAAAATAAAGAAGTCGTTTTTTAcatcaattaaagaaaataattcattccTTTACCGCAAAAGAAGAGTCGCTCAACAAGaagactaaaaagaaaaaacctcaCTTGATCTGTTGATTGATGGCGGCTTCACTCTCATCAGTAAACTTCTGTCTAGCAAGAGAAACATGTGGCAAAGTAGGCACGAGATTGAGTTCTTTCTTAACCTCCTCGAAAGGCTTAAAGACAACACCAATTAAAGACTTATTAGTAGCCCCTTTTGAAG is a window encoding:
- the LOC7462092 gene encoding uncharacterized protein LOC7462092 isoform X2, producing MFAILIFVLLSITAQLKADHGFDVRHYLSTVTTYDVVKDIVKASANSTPDGCTPIHLNLVARHGTRSPTKKRMRELDKLASHLEELIKDAEEQNLSLEKVPSWLRGWKSPWRGKLKGGELIRKGEEELYNLGIRIRERFPELFEEEYHPDVYPIKASQVPRASASAVAFGMGLLSEKGSLGPARQRAFAVTSESRASDIILRFHDCCGNYKVFRKRQEPAVDKLKEPVLDEITSALVSRYGLNFTRQDVAMLWFLCKQEASVLDITDQACGLFSPYEVALLEWTDDLEMFILKGYGNSINYRMGVPLLEDVVQSMEEAIKAKEEKHAPGSYEKARLRFAHAETVVPFSCLLGLFLDGSEFQKIQREEPLELPSKPPQSRNWRGSTVAPFAGNNMLVLHSCPANSESKYFVQVLHNEHPILMAGCGSDFCPFEEFKEKIVAPHLKHDYNSMCTVHLEAPEQKPVATKASSPF
- the LOC7462092 gene encoding uncharacterized protein LOC7462092 isoform X1, translating into MFAILIFVLLSITAQLKADHGFDVRHYLSTVTTYDVVKDIVKASANSTPDGCTPIHLNLVARHGTRSPTKKRMRELDKLASHLEELIKDAEEQNLSLEKVPSWLRGWKSPWRGKLKGGELIRKGEEELYNLGIRIRERFPELFEEEYHPDVYPIKASQVPRASASAVAFGMGLLSEKGSLGPARQRAFAVTSESRASDIILRFHDCCGNYKVFRKRQEPAVDKLKEPVLDEITSALVSRYGLNFTRQDVAMLWFLCKQEASVLDITDQACGLFSPYEVALLEWTDDLEMFILKGYGNSINYRMGVPLLEDVVQSMEEAIKAKEEKHAPGSYEKARLRFAHAETVVPFSCLLGLFLDGSEFQKIQREEPLELPSKPPQSRNWRGSTVAPFAGNNMLVLHSCPANSESKYFVQVLHNEHPILMAGCGSDFCPFEEFKEKIVAPHLKHDYNSMCTVHLEAPEQKPVASKLSQLFRWLFSMQNDDTPSTKDDL
- the LOC7462089 gene encoding ferritin-3, chloroplastic, producing MLLKAAPAFSLLNTRGDSLGPLFSSASSLSNNNLAVSPSILRSKTGSGFLVCASKGATNKSLIGVVFKPFEEVKKELNLVPTLPHVSLARQKFTDESEAAINQQINVEYNVSYVYHAMFAYFDRDNVALKGLANFFKESSIEEREHAEKLMEYQNKRGGKVKLHSILMPLSEFDHTEKGDALYAMELALCLEKLTNEKLLNLHSVADRNNDVQLVDFVESEFLAEQVESIKKISEYVSQLRRVGKGHGVWHFDQMLLRAEEAVA